Sequence from the [Clostridium] scindens genome:
TCCTTTCTCGAATTTGGTGGCAAATCCGCATATCGTCAGGCAAAGAGTCGTCTTGCCCGAGCCGTTTCCCCCCACCATTCCATAGAGTTTTCCTGCTTCCAGGCTTAAGGAAATATCTTTTAGCGCCGGTGCGGAATTTAACGGGTATGTATAGGTTACATTCTTCAGTTCAATTATCTTCTCAGCCATAATATGGTTCCTCCTATCGCACAGACCACTATCACCGCAGTCACGGCCAGCGCCCTCTTTTCATACCCGTTGCGTGTGGCAGGAATCATGATCGTCTTCTGGCATTTTACCGAAAATGCCTTGGATTCCAAAGTCAGGGCCCTCTCCCCCACTTCCAGCATGGCATTTACCACCAGCGGGATTATGATGGGGACAAAGGCTTTCGCCCTTACGAATATATTTCCTTCTGTCTCGACGCCCCTGGCTCTCTGCGCGTCCATGATCTTAAAAGTATTCTGCCTCATTACATCAATCATCTTGAATGTGGAAAGGAATACATAGGCGGCCTTGTGATGCAGCCCGCTTTGCTCCATTGCCGCGCTGATTTCCTGGTAGGTCGATGTCTTGAAAAGCCAGTAAAAAATACCAGCAAAATTCAGGATGTTGAAACTAAGGGTCAATCCTTTATCCAGCCCGCCTCTGTATATGTGCAGGAACTTCCACTGCCACATGAGCACCGGATCAGTCCCTTTGATCAGAAACGCCTGTATCACAAACAGGAAGCAGACCAGAAAACTGACCATCTTTATAAAAGACAAATAATCCTTCAGCTGACCGCTCAATGCAAATATAAGCGGAATGCATAGAGACAGCGGAATCAGCAGCAAAGGCAGTCCGTATATCTGTATCATGTTTGCCAGGACGATGAGTATCACATACATTCCCAGCATCTCGATCTTGCACATCGGATATAATCCGGCTATTTTGTTCTTCTTTTTTTCCATCAATTGTTCTCGGTACATATATCCCTCCATCTGCATTGGCCGCTTTGGAATTACTCTGATTTCTTCTTAGTAAAGTTGGCTCCCAGACTGTACTTAATAAGCGTCCGGTCTGGAATAACCTTGACAACGGCAAAGGCGATAACCATGGCAAGCGCCCGGTCAATAAGGTTGATCCAGAAATCCGTGCCTACAACGGCCGCTATAATATTGGCGCCGGATGCCAGAAGGCCCGCGATCGCAACAGACTGCCCGCCGTTTCCTGATACGCCGCCAAACGCGAAGATGGTGATAGGCGATGCCGTACAGATCGTTACAAGATCCAGGACTAAAACGATAATGATCAGTTTCCACTTCTGTGCAGAAAACCATTTCTTCCTTGCGAACAGGCCGGCTGCTATACCGCAGGCTGCAGATGTAATCGCAAATGGAATCAATGTCGGATTATCGGTGATACCCATACACAGGTTGGTAAGTATTCCTGTCACCGCGGCTGGCCAAGGCCCCGCAAGCATTGCCATCAATACCGTGCCGATAACATCCAGGAAGATAGGCAGCTTTAAAAGCTGCACGATCTGGTCGCCTACCACATTGATCGCTACGCAGATGGGAATCGTCAGAATCGCCACCATTGAAAAGTCTTCCTTGATTGAATAAGTTTTTGTTTTTTTCATATTTTTGCCCTCCTTGCAAAACTTTCCTTTAAGTTGTGTTCATTATATCTTTTCGCCATCATTTTTCAATAAATGCTGGGTATCGTTATGCAATTTGCACACTCTTTTTTCAATTTTTATTATTTTTCTACATTATTTGCAAAAGATAAAAATTAAAGTTTTATAACAAACTTGACATTATAAAGTCTATTTGTTATATTACATATAGAACAACCAGGCAGCGTTGAAAGATGAATGCCTTATCATACACATTGTCCGATCACTTGCCTAAGCCAGTCAGGATTTTCGGCCCATTAGCGCGGTCAGATTTAAAGGAGGTGGTCTTTAATGGGAACTAAAAGAGATTATTATGAGATATTAGGAATAGAAAAGAATGCAGATGCGGGAAAGATCAAGTCCGCATACCGAAAATTGGCAAAGAAATATCACCCTGACACGAATTCCGGGGATGCTGTGGCAGAGCAGAAGTTTAAAGAGGTCACAGAAGCATATAACGTCCTGAGCGACCCGGAAAAGAAGAAACTGTATGATCAGTTCGGCCATGCCGGCCCAGATGGCGGTCCGGCCAATTCCGGCTTCTATCAAGGCCCGGATGGCAGTTACCGGGAATACCACTATCAAAGCGGGGATATGGATGACCTCTTCGGCGATATCTTTGGCGACCTCTTCAGAGGCCGGCAGTCAGGCAGTTTCCGCCAGGGGGGATTCCGCCAGGAGGCATTCCGGCAAAAAGGCGGCAATCTCCATGCCGATATCTCCGTCACCTTCGAAGAGGCAGCCTTTGGCTGCGATAAGGTTATCACCCTTTCAAGCCCTGAGAACGGCCAGCCGCCCCAGACTCTCAAGGTCCGCATCCCTGCCGGGATAGACAGCGGAAAGAGCATACGGCTGCGTGGCAAAGGAATGCCGGGAAGCAACGGCGGCGAGCCCGGCGATCTGCTTCTAAAAGTATCCGTTTTAAAGAAGCCCGGCTTCGAGCGCAAGGGACTGGATCTCTACGCCACCGCGGACATTCCTTTTACAGTCGCCGCGCTTGGCGGGGAGGCTTACGTACAGACCCTTGCGGGAAACGTTCTCTGCAAGATCCAGCCAGGCACCCAGTCAGGCACGAAGATCCGGCTCAGGGGCAAGGGCATTGTGTCCATGAAGGATGCTTCCGTTCACGGCGATCAATATGTCACCATACGGATACAGGTTCCAAGGAATCTAAGTCCTGAAGCGAAAAAAAGGCTGCGGGAATTCGATGCAGCCTATAACGGAACTTCCTCCGACAACGGCCGGCATGCTACAAGTTCCAATTAATATATGAATAAATGGCATGATGCCTCAGGCAGGACGATACCTGTGATCGTCCGCCTAATAGCATCATGCCATAATTATTCTGTCTCCCTTTGAGCCGAGAACGCCAAGTGGGGCATATACTTATTGTAATAGTGCTTTACGCACTTTCCCGCAACCGTCATTTTATTCCGCTTTGCGACATTCTGGGACGCGATATTGTTGTCGCGAATAATCGAATACACTTCTTTGGCCCCCAATACTTCAAACGCATATTCCTTACATGCAATTGCAGCCTCAGTCGCATAGCCCTTATGCCAGAAATCCTTCGCCAGAAGGTATCCCACCTCAAGCACCTGCTCCCCATTCAGATCCTGCCTTGTCAGGCCGCACTGGCCTATCAACTCTCCGGTCTCTTCCAGCACCACTGCCCACAGGCCAAATCCATCATTTTCATACCGCTCTAGCTGCAATTCCAGCCACTCCCAGGCCTCCTTGTCATCAAACGCATGCTCATACGCATACATGACTTCTTCATCCTTTAGCATCCTGCACAGCGCCTCGTAGTCCTCCCGGCGTATCTCGCGCAGATAGAGCCTTTCTGTTTTCAATATGGCCTCAATCGGAGAATAGATTGCATCGCACTGGTTTAAAAAGGCCCAGTAGCAATCGCCGTAGGACCAGTGCCACCATTCCGTAGGATAATTTGCAAATCCGACCTTTTCCATAATGTCGATCAATATCTTCCGATTGCTTCGCGCCTCATCGCTAATATAGTCTGAATATAGATAGGTACGGTTCTCCGGCTCAAGCGGAACCGCGTTGTATGCCGTCCCCATATCCTGTTCCTTTCCATCCTTTAGAAGCGTTAGATCAATGGCCCCGCCGGTGGGGTGTCCGGCAACCTTCACCGGCGCCACAAACTGGCAAGTCGTCTTATATATCTCCTCATCGCTTCTGTCAGGATACATCTTCTGATAATCCTGATAGACCATTTCAAAACTCTTCTTCTGCTGGGACAGCGGTCTGTAGGCTTCTTTAATCAGTATCTGATAGCCCGCCGGCAGATATCCTGCGGCCTCCTTTAGCATTTCTGCCACGGAACGCCTTGCATGACAGAAAAAATCGGACTGGTTCATGATCTGGCTTTTGCTTTCATCAACCAATATGTCCTGATGGATGCCCTTAAGAGATACTAGTTCTTCCTGGTTTTCTCTGACTGCTATGTTAGAGATCCGTTCATCATTTAATAATACCACTTCTCTATCCTCCATTCTCCTTCGTTTCATCCATTATACACTGTATTCGGCAATTAAGGAAGAAAATCAAAAGCTTCTGATATTCTAAGCGGTATCAGCCGCATCTGATTCCCTATCAGCCGTCAGGCGTCAAGAAGAAATAATCCTGGCAAGGATAGAGAAGAACTTCTGGAAACGCTATCCAAGACGGCAAAATAGCAATTTTCCTTAACTGAAAAAGCATTTTTTGATTCTCTATTATAAATTTTTCGAATTCCTGCACGCTGCCATGCTTATCCGCGTACACCATCTGACACGCGCTTTTATGATCCGGAGCCTCCCGCTTCCCCCTATCCGCTGCCTGGCCGCTGCAAGCGCCAAGCAAGAGAAATATTACCAGGATCATGCAAATATTCTTGATCATTCTCGCCCACTCCTCCTTAGTTCTCATATCCGTCTGCATTTTACATACAATATAGCATCTTTTAAACCGGTTGTCAATTTATACCATCATTTTGATAATGCAATATCATTGAGATTATTTTACCATAATATAAATAAAAAGGAGCATTCGATGATGATTGCAGATAAGATCAAACAATTGAGAACGTCACGGAATATGACCCAGAGCGATCTGGCCAAAAAATTAAATATAACCAGAAGCAGCGTCAATGCGTGGGAAATGGGACTGTCTACCCCTTCTACCGCTTATCTGGCGGAACTTTCACAGTTGTTCCACGTCTCAACCGATTACTTATTAGGGCTTTCCGGCAATGCTACCTTGGACATCTCGAACCTCTCGGAAAAAGAGGTTCAGATTGTCTACGACCTGGTACAGTACTTCCGAGACAAGAAATAAACGGAACGGGTTCCCAAAAAGTCGGGCAATTTCACACTTTCTTCCGTGTCAGGCAAACCCCAGCGATTGCTCCAATCAAGGCAAACGGCGCGATTCTAACGAACAGCCACTCAAATGCGTGGAACGCTGCTCCGGCAACCGCGGTTTCGGGGTCGCGATAATCCCAGCCCAAATAAGAACTATTTAATACTATTAGGACCGCAAAAATCGCCACTATAGCCGCACACAACGAGATAAAAAGCCAATGTAACGCTTTTTGACTCATTGCTTTCCTATGCGCAAGCTGCAGGTTTATGACTTCAAGTTTCTCGGAAATTGCTTTTAAGTCCTCAGCCTTCGTCTCGGCAATGGTTTCTCCAAGCAGTATGCTTACAGGTGTTCCAAATACCTCTGATATGGAAATCAGCATATCGGCATCTGGAACCGACAAGCCTTGTTCCCATTTAGAGATTGTTTGTCTCACCACATTCAGCTTGATTGCAAGTTCCTCTTGCGAGAGCCCTTTGGATTTTCTGATTGCTTTGATGTTTTCGTTTAGCATCAGGGACGACCTCCTTTCACCGCCATTATACGGTGGAAAGCCCGTTGCGGCAAGCAACGCAGATTAACCTTTCACTATGTTGTTTCATTCTTCTCCTTAAAGTATTTCGGATATCCGTGAATCAATCTCCAAAAATAAAATGGAACGCATAATTAATAGCGTTCCATAAACAATAAACATTATTTTTTAATAATCTTTTCAAAGGCGATCCTCAGATCCCCCTTTTCACTGCCTTCTGCCAGAACTATCGTCCCGCATTGCTGGAATCCCGCCTTCTTCAAAGCCTTCTGCATCGGAATATTCCCTGGATGGGTATCTATACGCATAGAAGGAAAGCCTGATTCCCTTGCCTTCTCACAGCCATACGCAAAGAGCCTTCCTGCAACGCCCCGCCCCTTGCACGCATCCGCGACGCAGACGCGGTGCATGGATGCATACGCTCCGTCTGTAAGCCATTTCCCGTCGATCTCATAGTAGGAAGCATCCGGAATCTCCTGGTAGGCAAATGCGCCCAGAACCTTTCCTTCATCCGTAAGTATATAGCTTCTTCCTATCTCGATGTCTTCTTCCCATATCTCTCTTGATGGATATCCTTTCTGCCACTGGTCAATTCCGATACGCCGAAGCTGCGCTTTGGCCTGTTCTGTAATCTCGCAGATGCTGTCCAGATATTTGCTGGTCGCCACTTCAAACTTCATACCCTTATGATCTCCTTCATGTATAATAAGCATAAGTCTAATATATCATCATTTTCTCTTTCGTCAAGCGCCAGCCTCAAAAAGCATACCGTTTCATTTGATCGTATCAAACTTTGGAATCTTAAGTATCGGAACAGAGATTTCCTCCGTCCTTTCCTTCTCAGAGCCAGCCTCTGCCGTTACGGTATTGCTGTAGTTCGCACGGAACGTGCCATCCTTGCTGTCAAAATAATTATCAAAGTAATTCCAGGCCACGCCTCCGTCAACAGCGGCAGGCTCGCACATCAGGGCTGCAAAGGAGCCGAAGCGCTGAGCCGTCGATATCACATAGGTACCGGCAGGAATCACAATGGACTTATCCCCATTCGCCCACTCGCCTGTTACAAGCGTCTGATAATGCCCTTCATACTCGTCGCGGGCCGTACCGTCAATCACAGCGCCGCCGCTTGTATAAGACTGGATATTATAGTGCAGATAGTCTTCCGCATTCAAAGTAATATCTTCCTTTAGCTCGGTCATTTCCACGCCGTGGAATTTCATAAGATCGGCAAACTCCTTACAATCATTGTCAATCAAATAGTAAGCGCCCATAGTTTCCACATCCGTTGGTACGAATGTGCCCCAGTACTCCGTCTCATAGTCAACAGGCTTTCCATATTCGATATCGTATGGATCGCCTTCTTCATCATATAGCCTGGTTCCTATAACCTGCCCTTCTTCATCCGTCTCGTACGACAGAACGGTAAGCTTGTCTTTCCCTTCAAAAGGCATTGGCGTCATCTCAGAATTCAAGGCTACGATATCGCGCTCGGGATCAATGCCATTCTTAGCGCGGTCCTTAGAACGCGCGTCTGCCGCGGCGATCATTTCCTTAATCTCATCCTTATCTTTTGCAACCACCTTCAGCGCGCCGTAGATGCACTCATACTGTGTTTCCACGCGCACAGGGAATTTGTCATAGGAATATACCTCCAAAAGCAGGGCAAGACGGTTGCGCAGGCCCGCATAATTGGTAGTATATCTGGCATAATCTTCAAAGGTACGCCAGCCTTCATCTACGATTCCGCTGTAATAGTATCCCCAGTTTCCGTAAGGAACAGCTACTTTATCCTTGGATTCCAGATAAGAGCCTTTGCGCAGGGCACGGGAACAGAATACATCCCGGTTATACTCCAGAAGTTCCGGATCGGTACCTGCATTCAGCCCCCAGTTATATGTTACTGCATGGCGCATATAAGAGCCATCCGTAGCATGGGCATCAATAAAAAGTATCGGATTCCAGTCATTCATCAGCTGGACAATAGTCCGTCCGCAGGCAGTTTCCAGTTTCGTCATATCACGGTTCACATTCAGTCCGTTTCCCTCTGTACGGGTTCCTACCATTTTAGGAGTAAACTGAGTCTCAATTCGATTCTTTCCCAGATCATCATTGCCATCCGGGTTACTGTTCGGAACAATCACAACGACCAGATCTTTCAAGAGGTCATCATGTTTGCCCTGAGCCACTTCCCGGGCAAATATCATCATCGCCTCTTTGCCTTCCACCTCGCCGGAATGAATATTACAGTTAACATAGACCACCCCTTTGTCCTCATCGACCTCATCCGGTCCTTTGGGTGCCTTATCACTGATAATCATATACGGAATCGGCGTGCCCGCTTCCGTCTTAAATGTTGTATCATCCAGAATGATACGGCCGCCGCTGTTATCAGCAACGGTCTTGCAATACTCCAGAACCTCTTTGGAGGAAGTCGTTCTTTCCCACTCGCTTTCTTCAGCCGGCGTCTTCAATTCTTCTAATTTCACTGTCTTGTCAGCAGAATCCTCCTTTTTCTGCGTCGAACAGGCTGCGAGAAATACGCCCATAGCCATCACCAGAATTATTGATATTATTTTTTTCATACTTTTCCCTTTCATTCTTCCCGTTCCCGACGGAAAAAACGGCACCCCTGATAGTGGACGCTGGTCAGATAACTCATTCTTTGCACCTGCAGCAATCCTTCTGCCGTAATTATCGTCTCGTTGCCATCGGTAACCAATGAGATGAATTTCTCATTACTTTCTAAAAATGCAAAAAACTTTCGGTGTGCTTCTTTAATCTTGGGTCTGTATTCTTCTTGAATGACATAGAGGCATAGCCCCATGTCTACCTGCAGCTCCTCCTTTCCCTTTGTCAGTTCGCTTTCCTTCGTCAGAATAAAGTCATCCTCCATCCTGACAAATTCACCTGCATTCCATTCCTCCAAGTCCGTAATCCGGTTGGTCAGCATCAGCAGGACAATCTCCCTGTATACATTCGTGCGCCTCTCTTTTCCGGTAACTCCAAAAAAAATCTTCACAGGTCCCAGCCATTTCTGTTCCAGCGCGCTGATGTAAGAATAGTAACAGTCAAGCCACGCCTTCTGCGCATCCTCCAGAGCTCTCCTTTCTGCATCCGGCAGGCTGTTAAGGCAAGCGCTGTACGCATATACCAATCGAGCCTCCAGATCTGTCTTGCACGCAAGAAATTCTTCCTCAGTCATGTGAAATGTTTCTGTTTCATCTGCCTGGGTATCATAAAAAACCGCCGCTGCTGCCCAATTCTGCGTTACATTCTTTCCCTCTTTTGCAAAAACTATCTCCGCTTGCTCCATGGCCAGAACCATTGCCAAAAACAGAGTTAGTATTATGCTAATTAACCACCTTCTTTTTTTGATAAACTTTTCTCTCTTCATTGTTACTTATCACTCATTTCATATATTGTTCTGATTTTTTGAACTTTATATTCTATTTTAATTGTTTATTTTCTTAATATTTTATTATTGTCTGACACTTTGATTTTACCATATTGTGGATTTTTTGTCAATCATGCTTGTCACTACTTATGCGACTGGTTATAGGAATGCAGGCTGTAGCTGACGGCAAGCAGTGCCAGCAGCGGACCATAGCCAATACCAAAAAAGTATCCTATAAAGAATAGTGCTATAATAAATAAAAGCATATAGTATTTTTTCAGAAATTTTTTCATGACTCATTCTCCTTTCGTCAAACCTTACTCTTCACTTAGTTTATAGTTCATTACCAGGTCCGTATTTTCCGTTCCCCAAGTCTCATAATAGTCGCCTTCCGCGAAGCATTCAAACTCATCTACCGCATTCGTTTTCTCTAGTTCTGCTATACATTCCTCGACATCGATTCCTGCCTTCTGCGACAGGGTAAACGCTTTCTGAAGCTTCCCGTTTTTCAGATATTCTATGACTGCTTTTCTTTCAATCTCTTCCGGCGCCTTCCTGGTTTCCTGCCCTTTTTTCCAGATCGTCAGCTTATCCTTGTCATTTTTTCCGATCACCTCGATTCTGGGGCATCGATATAGATACTCCTTTCCGGTCTTACTGGATATTTCTGTCTCCTCAGTCGAAAATACAAAGGTAACCTCCCGATATCCCAGAGCGCCCCATATGAAATTACGCGTATAGCTGATTCTCTGGGCATAGGTCAGATCCGCGTCTTCTGTATTTCGTTCGATCAAATGCTTTATCTCTGTGATCGACGACTCCGTAAGCTTTTCACTGGATTTTAAGGTACAGTAGATATCCCCGTTGGACAGCTGGTATAATTCTTCTACTTGCAGGCTGCTTGCAGGAACCTTTCTCAAATAATCGATGACGCCATGGGTGTCTGTCAGATATCCAAAAATGATGTCCGATATCACCGCCACAAACAGTACTAGCGCTACAATACAAGCCTTTTTAAAAGAGACTCCCGGCTTGGACGCCCTCTTCATGATTCTGATTGCTTCGGCTTCCTGCTCTTCTTCTGATTTCTCCTTAATATCCTCGATGTCAGGCAGTTCTTTGGCGTGTTCATATATCCTTCTGCACTCCTCGCAAGTGCGGATATGCTCCTCCACCATCTTCTTGCTTTCTTCCTTTAGTACATCGTCTTCATAGAGCACTAAGAGGTCCTGAACAACTGCGCATATCTTTTTATCCATTTATGATCCCTCCTTCATCAATTCCCTGATTTTTAACTTTGCCCGATGATATGTGACTCTGGCCCATCCCTCTTTCCGATCGAATATCTCGCCAATCTCCTTAAACGACAGATCGCCGATCGCCCTCAAGGTAAAGACCTCTTTGTAGGGTTCTTCCAGGGAATGAAGCAGCCTGTATATGGAAAGTTTCTGCTCCTTTTTTATATAGATGGCTTCCGCATTTTCGTGCTCCATGCTTTTGCTCATCTGGTCAGATGTCAGAATGTCCTGGCTTACCTCGTTTTCAGCATAAACTTTCTGCTTATCCACATAGGACAGATAGGTGTTCTTCGCAATCTGGCATAGCCACGTCTTCAGGGAACTTTCCCCTTTGAACTTGCGTATGCCTTTCAGCGCCCGGTAGAATGTTTCCTGCGTCAGTTCATCCGCTACCTGCGGATTCCTGCTCATGGATAGCAAGAAACAATATACATCATGATGGTAATGCTTATATACATCCTCGAACTGCAAGAACTCATTCCCCCTTTCCATACATGCATTAGACATTGAGATCTTAGATTCGTTACAAATTTTGCAAATCTTTTTATTTCTTTTTTATATCCAAAAAAAGAGACTGCCCTCTTAGCAATCTCTTTCTACAGCCAGGTATATTATAACCGTTTTAATTGCCGCGTAATGATCAGGTAAAGGATCGTCGCGCTTCCCATCACTGCCACGCATAAGATCGTCCCCCACGCCGGTACATGCATCTCCAGCTGGGTTCTTAGAAAAACAGAGATTAGAAGGAATATCCCTCCAATTAATTCTATAAAGCCAAATACTTTTTTTCGAAGCCCCAAAAGCGTCTTTTTCCTGGCATATCCCTGCCCGTGCCAGTATGGTAGTTTCAAATCCGGATTATCGATATCTTCATCCGAAATAAGATCATCCAGCGTTCTGCCAAATTCCATTGCCAGTTTCTTCGCCATGATCAGATCCGGACACCTCGCTCCAC
This genomic interval carries:
- a CDS encoding energy-coupling factor transporter transmembrane component T, with product MYREQLMEKKKNKIAGLYPMCKIEMLGMYVILIVLANMIQIYGLPLLLIPLSLCIPLIFALSGQLKDYLSFIKMVSFLVCFLFVIQAFLIKGTDPVLMWQWKFLHIYRGGLDKGLTLSFNILNFAGIFYWLFKTSTYQEISAAMEQSGLHHKAAYVFLSTFKMIDVMRQNTFKIMDAQRARGVETEGNIFVRAKAFVPIIIPLVVNAMLEVGERALTLESKAFSVKCQKTIMIPATRNGYEKRALAVTAVIVVCAIGGTILWLRR
- a CDS encoding DnaJ C-terminal domain-containing protein produces the protein MGTKRDYYEILGIEKNADAGKIKSAYRKLAKKYHPDTNSGDAVAEQKFKEVTEAYNVLSDPEKKKLYDQFGHAGPDGGPANSGFYQGPDGSYREYHYQSGDMDDLFGDIFGDLFRGRQSGSFRQGGFRQEAFRQKGGNLHADISVTFEEAAFGCDKVITLSSPENGQPPQTLKVRIPAGIDSGKSIRLRGKGMPGSNGGEPGDLLLKVSVLKKPGFERKGLDLYATADIPFTVAALGGEAYVQTLAGNVLCKIQPGTQSGTKIRLRGKGIVSMKDASVHGDQYVTIRIQVPRNLSPEAKKRLREFDAAYNGTSSDNGRHATSSN
- a CDS encoding GNAT family N-acetyltransferase, yielding MEDREVVLLNDERISNIAVRENQEELVSLKGIHQDILVDESKSQIMNQSDFFCHARRSVAEMLKEAAGYLPAGYQILIKEAYRPLSQQKKSFEMVYQDYQKMYPDRSDEEIYKTTCQFVAPVKVAGHPTGGAIDLTLLKDGKEQDMGTAYNAVPLEPENRTYLYSDYISDEARSNRKILIDIMEKVGFANYPTEWWHWSYGDCYWAFLNQCDAIYSPIEAILKTERLYLREIRREDYEALCRMLKDEEVMYAYEHAFDDKEAWEWLELQLERYENDGFGLWAVVLEETGELIGQCGLTRQDLNGEQVLEVGYLLAKDFWHKGYATEAAIACKEYAFEVLGAKEVYSIIRDNNIASQNVAKRNKMTVAGKCVKHYYNKYMPHLAFSAQRETE
- a CDS encoding helix-turn-helix transcriptional regulator, which codes for MMIADKIKQLRTSRNMTQSDLAKKLNITRSSVNAWEMGLSTPSTAYLAELSQLFHVSTDYLLGLSGNATLDISNLSEKEVQIVYDLVQYFRDKK
- a CDS encoding helix-turn-helix domain-containing protein encodes the protein MLNENIKAIRKSKGLSQEELAIKLNVVRQTISKWEQGLSVPDADMLISISEVFGTPVSILLGETIAETKAEDLKAISEKLEVINLQLAHRKAMSQKALHWLFISLCAAIVAIFAVLIVLNSSYLGWDYRDPETAVAGAAFHAFEWLFVRIAPFALIGAIAGVCLTRKKV
- a CDS encoding GNAT family N-acetyltransferase — its product is MKFEVATSKYLDSICEITEQAKAQLRRIGIDQWQKGYPSREIWEEDIEIGRSYILTDEGKVLGAFAYQEIPDASYYEIDGKWLTDGAYASMHRVCVADACKGRGVAGRLFAYGCEKARESGFPSMRIDTHPGNIPMQKALKKAGFQQCGTIVLAEGSEKGDLRIAFEKIIKK
- a CDS encoding M14 family metallopeptidase, producing the protein MKKIISIILVMAMGVFLAACSTQKKEDSADKTVKLEELKTPAEESEWERTTSSKEVLEYCKTVADNSGGRIILDDTTFKTEAGTPIPYMIISDKAPKGPDEVDEDKGVVYVNCNIHSGEVEGKEAMMIFAREVAQGKHDDLLKDLVVVIVPNSNPDGNDDLGKNRIETQFTPKMVGTRTEGNGLNVNRDMTKLETACGRTIVQLMNDWNPILFIDAHATDGSYMRHAVTYNWGLNAGTDPELLEYNRDVFCSRALRKGSYLESKDKVAVPYGNWGYYYSGIVDEGWRTFEDYARYTTNYAGLRNRLALLLEVYSYDKFPVRVETQYECIYGALKVVAKDKDEIKEMIAAADARSKDRAKNGIDPERDIVALNSEMTPMPFEGKDKLTVLSYETDEEGQVIGTRLYDEEGDPYDIEYGKPVDYETEYWGTFVPTDVETMGAYYLIDNDCKEFADLMKFHGVEMTELKEDITLNAEDYLHYNIQSYTSGGAVIDGTARDEYEGHYQTLVTGEWANGDKSIVIPAGTYVISTAQRFGSFAALMCEPAAVDGGVAWNYFDNYFDSKDGTFRANYSNTVTAEAGSEKERTEEISVPILKIPKFDTIK
- a CDS encoding zf-HC2 domain-containing protein, yielding MDKKICAVVQDLLVLYEDDVLKEESKKMVEEHIRTCEECRRIYEHAKELPDIEDIKEKSEEEQEAEAIRIMKRASKPGVSFKKACIVALVLFVAVISDIIFGYLTDTHGVIDYLRKVPASSLQVEELYQLSNGDIYCTLKSSEKLTESSITEIKHLIERNTEDADLTYAQRISYTRNFIWGALGYREVTFVFSTEETEISSKTGKEYLYRCPRIEVIGKNDKDKLTIWKKGQETRKAPEEIERKAVIEYLKNGKLQKAFTLSQKAGIDVEECIAELEKTNAVDEFECFAEGDYYETWGTENTDLVMNYKLSEE
- a CDS encoding RNA polymerase sigma factor produces the protein MQFEDVYKHYHHDVYCFLLSMSRNPQVADELTQETFYRALKGIRKFKGESSLKTWLCQIAKNTYLSYVDKQKVYAENEVSQDILTSDQMSKSMEHENAEAIYIKKEQKLSIYRLLHSLEEPYKEVFTLRAIGDLSFKEIGEIFDRKEGWARVTYHRAKLKIRELMKEGS
- a CDS encoding helix-turn-helix transcriptional regulator; protein product: MALGENIKKLREENNLTQQQLADRLYVSRQTVCRWESGARCPDLIMAKKLAMEFGRTLDDLISDEDIDNPDLKLPYWHGQGYARKKTLLGLRKKVFGFIELIGGIFLLISVFLRTQLEMHVPAWGTILCVAVMGSATILYLIITRQLKRL